A genomic segment from Desulfosoma caldarium encodes:
- the mrdA gene encoding penicillin-binding protein 2, translated as MWRLGMNHAKRTNDSSKTPPDAHGLQLIAWEGNERAVFERQFRLVVLFALAVFLVYLLQLWYLQVVKGSYYRNRSENNRIRTETIQSPRGIVFDRYGVPLVENRPAFHLMLVREDVKDPETLHNVLETLSVLSGKGLAELEAVLEANKSKRGFEPIRLIADIDRDTVAKVEARRLRLPGVYVEVVPRRGYKFSGTAAHLVGYLGEISEEELKKEAYRGYQPGEFVGKGGVEKSLETFLRGKSGWRQVEVDALGRHIRSLQENLPIPGRDVWLTIDLDLQRTAEECLEGKKGSIVAVDPNSGEILALASSPTFDQERFVRGMTPEEWKKLISDSSHPLLNRAVSSAYPPGSIYKPFVAVAALEQGVVDPTSVVFCPGYYLFAGRRYRCWKDTGHGSVDAHRAIVESCDVYFYTVGMKLGVDTIAAYAKMFGLGELSGIELPSERAGIIPTRDWKLKAVGIPWQKGETLSISIGQGFDQVTPLQAAMAYAALVNGGTLWTPKLVKRLEAADDGERDLVKAKVRRRLAVRKDTLEIVKKGLVGVVNEARGTAHGIALREVALAGKTGTAQVVKMGENVNRKVHQRALPEHLKDHAWFVGYGPAERPEIVVAVIVEHGGHGSSGAAPLAQKVLRRYLQKTYPELRGREGAQVQTVDEDRD; from the coding sequence ATGTGGCGCCTTGGAATGAACCACGCCAAGAGGACAAACGATTCGAGCAAAACGCCGCCCGACGCCCACGGCCTTCAACTTATTGCCTGGGAAGGCAACGAACGCGCCGTCTTTGAACGCCAATTTCGCCTTGTGGTGCTCTTTGCCCTAGCCGTTTTCCTGGTGTACCTATTGCAACTATGGTACTTGCAGGTGGTGAAAGGGTCCTACTACCGAAATCGCTCTGAAAATAACCGCATTCGCACCGAAACCATTCAGTCGCCTCGCGGCATCGTCTTTGATCGCTACGGCGTGCCTCTTGTGGAAAACCGTCCAGCTTTTCACCTTATGTTGGTGCGCGAAGATGTCAAAGACCCCGAGACGTTGCACAATGTTCTTGAAACCTTGAGTGTTTTGAGTGGGAAGGGCTTGGCCGAACTGGAAGCTGTCCTAGAGGCCAACAAAAGCAAGAGGGGTTTTGAACCCATTCGGCTCATCGCCGATATTGACCGGGATACCGTGGCCAAGGTGGAAGCGCGGCGTTTGCGGCTGCCGGGCGTTTACGTGGAGGTGGTGCCGCGTCGCGGCTACAAGTTCAGCGGCACGGCCGCGCACTTGGTGGGTTACCTGGGAGAGATTTCCGAGGAAGAACTCAAAAAAGAGGCCTATCGAGGGTATCAACCAGGTGAGTTTGTCGGAAAGGGAGGCGTTGAGAAATCCCTTGAGACCTTTCTGCGAGGGAAAAGTGGTTGGCGGCAGGTGGAAGTGGACGCTTTGGGACGTCATATTCGCTCGCTACAGGAGAATCTGCCGATTCCCGGAAGAGACGTGTGGTTGACTATTGATCTGGACCTTCAAAGAACTGCGGAAGAATGCTTAGAAGGAAAAAAGGGAAGCATTGTGGCGGTGGATCCCAATTCGGGAGAGATTCTGGCCCTGGCCAGCAGCCCCACTTTTGATCAGGAGCGGTTCGTTCGAGGGATGACGCCCGAGGAGTGGAAAAAGCTAATTTCGGATTCCAGCCACCCGTTGCTCAATCGTGCCGTGTCTTCAGCCTACCCCCCCGGATCCATTTATAAACCCTTTGTGGCCGTGGCGGCTCTGGAACAAGGCGTGGTGGACCCGACCAGTGTCGTTTTCTGCCCAGGATATTATCTCTTCGCCGGACGTCGTTACCGATGTTGGAAGGATACGGGGCATGGCTCGGTCGATGCCCATCGGGCCATCGTGGAGTCATGCGATGTCTATTTCTACACCGTGGGAATGAAGCTCGGTGTGGATACTATCGCAGCCTATGCAAAGATGTTTGGGCTCGGGGAGTTGAGTGGGATCGAGCTTCCGTCAGAGCGGGCGGGAATCATTCCCACAAGAGACTGGAAACTTAAGGCTGTGGGCATTCCCTGGCAGAAAGGGGAGACCTTGTCCATCTCGATCGGACAAGGCTTTGATCAAGTCACCCCGCTGCAGGCGGCTATGGCCTATGCGGCGCTGGTCAACGGAGGCACTTTGTGGACGCCCAAGCTGGTTAAACGCCTCGAAGCGGCGGATGATGGGGAGCGAGACCTGGTGAAAGCCAAGGTGCGCCGAAGGCTTGCTGTGCGCAAGGACACCTTGGAAATCGTCAAGAAAGGGTTGGTGGGCGTCGTCAACGAAGCGCGTGGCACCGCTCATGGCATCGCTCTCAGGGAAGTGGCCCTGGCAGGGAAGACCGGGACGGCACAAGTGGTCAAAATGGGCGAAAACGTGAACCGAAAGGTTCACCAGCGGGCTCTGCCCGAGCATCTAAAAGACCACGCATGGTTTGTGGGCTATGGCCCGGCGGAAAGGCCGGAAATTGTGGTCGCGGTCATTGTTGAACACGGAGGCCATGGATCTTCGGGAGCTGCTCCCTTGGCCCAAAAGGTGCTCCGCAGGTATTTGCAAAAGACCTATCCCGAGCTTCGAGGGCGTGAGGGCGCCCAGGTTCAAACCGTCGACGAGGACAGAGACTAG
- the mreD gene encoding rod shape-determining protein MreD: protein MQMGGIYQKEREPWGAMALVFLGYSLMIFVLEAVLMTGLPRAWTRADLMVAVCVEIARRFPFWGAIVWSFFWGYVSDVFQGRLWGAHGASYLLVLFLHRVWSRQMDTESMVYRMLLVGVGVLVQSLVSVLIVGGLSKAASGFPAAASQTVFSMVAAPFIMLPVQWILTKRVR from the coding sequence ATGCAGATGGGGGGAATTTATCAGAAAGAGCGAGAGCCTTGGGGGGCGATGGCTCTCGTTTTTTTAGGATATTCCCTGATGATCTTTGTGCTGGAGGCGGTTCTCATGACCGGCTTGCCGCGGGCGTGGACGCGGGCAGACCTCATGGTGGCCGTGTGCGTTGAGATTGCAAGGCGGTTTCCTTTTTGGGGAGCCATTGTGTGGAGTTTTTTTTGGGGCTACGTGAGTGATGTCTTTCAAGGGCGCCTGTGGGGTGCCCATGGCGCATCCTATCTGCTCGTGCTCTTCTTGCATCGCGTGTGGAGCAGGCAAATGGACACGGAATCCATGGTCTATCGGATGCTGTTGGTCGGTGTGGGAGTGCTGGTGCAGAGCCTAGTGTCGGTCTTGATTGTGGGCGGCTTGTCCAAGGCGGCAAGTGGCTTTCCGGCTGCGGCGTCCCAAACCGTCTTTTCCATGGTGGCCGCTCCTTTCATCATGCTTCCCGTTCAGTGGATCTTGACTAAGAGAGTTCGCTAA
- the mreC gene encoding rod shape-determining protein MreC encodes MPEWLRRMRWLAVFVMMGGAMFYVLSLNFRPLGPMDMVQRAVVETLAPLLLTARKGTQAIENWVHRYVTLRHVQEENEILKKQRALLESELVRYQEAFVENQRLRRLLDFRDRLQVESVAAEVVVQNTTGWSRTIIVNKGLKEGVRTDMPVVSDEGVVGHVLDVSDHYARVLSLTDRDSAVDALVQRNRVRGVLGGLDTETCELRYVRSNQEVRPGDLLVTSGKDGLFPAGLRLGIVKQVRKDPATLFQQIIVVPTVQFGVLQEVLILKTLPKFPALWLEGTSKE; translated from the coding sequence ATGCCGGAATGGCTGCGCCGAATGCGGTGGCTGGCCGTGTTTGTGATGATGGGAGGAGCGATGTTCTACGTCCTGTCGCTCAATTTTAGACCCCTTGGACCAATGGATATGGTTCAGAGGGCGGTTGTGGAAACCCTTGCCCCGCTCCTGCTTACTGCCCGAAAGGGTACACAAGCCATAGAAAACTGGGTGCATCGCTATGTAACCCTGCGCCATGTGCAAGAGGAAAATGAGATCTTGAAAAAACAACGCGCCCTCCTGGAAAGCGAGCTGGTGCGATATCAGGAAGCTTTTGTGGAAAACCAAAGGTTGCGACGCCTTTTGGACTTTCGTGACCGTCTTCAGGTGGAATCCGTGGCGGCCGAGGTTGTGGTCCAAAATACCACCGGCTGGTCGAGAACCATCATCGTCAATAAAGGTCTGAAAGAGGGCGTGCGCACCGACATGCCCGTGGTGAGCGATGAAGGGGTGGTGGGCCATGTGCTGGATGTGTCGGATCATTACGCTCGAGTGCTTTCGTTGACTGATCGAGACAGCGCTGTGGACGCTTTGGTGCAGCGCAACAGGGTTCGAGGTGTTCTCGGAGGGTTGGACACCGAAACCTGCGAACTGCGCTACGTTCGAAGCAATCAGGAGGTGCGGCCTGGAGATCTCTTGGTCACCTCGGGAAAGGATGGATTGTTTCCCGCTGGATTGCGCCTGGGCATTGTCAAGCAGGTCAGAAAGGACCCTGCTACCCTCTTTCAACAAATCATTGTGGTTCCGACGGTGCAATTCGGTGTCCTTCAGGAAGTCCTGATTCTCAAGACTTTGCCCAAATTTCCGGCGCTATGGCTGGAGGGGACGTCGAAAGAATAA
- a CDS encoding rod shape-determining protein, which translates to MLVNRILGWFSNDLAIDLGTANTLVYVKGKGIVLCEPSVVAVKRTAGQSTQVVAVGKDAKLMLGKTPGTIEATRPLKDGVIADFEVAEAMLRYFIRKVHNRRSLVRPRIIVAVPSGVTQVERRAVRESAESAGAREVYLIEEPMAAAIGAGLPITEPVCNMIVDIGGGTTEVAVISLAGIVYSRSVRVGGDKMDLAILQHIKRKYNLLIGERTAELIKTTLGNAYPTGQIETMAIKGRDLVSGIPKTIEINSDEIRESIQEQIDSIVETVKTALEQTPPELAADIVDRGIVLTGGGALLRNLDHLLRLETGLPVVLTDDPLATVVLGSGKALEDIEILKEVLG; encoded by the coding sequence ATGCTCGTAAATCGAATTTTAGGGTGGTTTTCCAACGACTTGGCCATCGATTTGGGCACAGCCAACACCCTTGTCTATGTCAAGGGTAAAGGGATCGTGCTTTGTGAGCCGTCCGTAGTGGCCGTTAAGCGCACGGCCGGCCAAAGCACCCAAGTGGTGGCTGTAGGCAAAGACGCCAAGCTGATGTTGGGAAAGACGCCAGGGACCATTGAAGCCACCCGACCCTTGAAAGACGGTGTAATCGCGGATTTCGAAGTGGCCGAAGCCATGCTGCGCTACTTTATCCGTAAGGTTCATAACCGGCGCAGTCTGGTGCGCCCGAGAATCATCGTGGCCGTGCCTTCGGGCGTCACGCAGGTGGAACGGCGTGCGGTGCGGGAGTCGGCCGAATCGGCAGGAGCGCGCGAGGTCTACCTGATCGAGGAACCCATGGCGGCGGCCATCGGAGCCGGATTGCCCATTACGGAGCCGGTGTGCAACATGATTGTGGACATCGGCGGAGGAACCACCGAGGTGGCCGTGATTTCCCTTGCTGGAATCGTTTATAGCCGTTCGGTGCGCGTGGGTGGGGATAAGATGGACCTGGCGATCTTGCAGCACATCAAACGCAAATATAACCTGCTCATCGGCGAGCGAACCGCCGAACTCATCAAAACCACCCTGGGCAATGCGTACCCCACGGGGCAAATAGAGACGATGGCCATCAAGGGGCGAGATTTGGTGAGCGGCATTCCCAAGACGATCGAAATCAACTCGGACGAGATTAGGGAATCGATTCAGGAACAAATCGACAGTATCGTAGAGACGGTCAAGACAGCTCTGGAACAAACACCACCCGAATTGGCGGCGGATATTGTGGATCGAGGCATCGTGCTGACAGGAGGGGGCGCTCTTTTGCGCAACTTGGATCATCTGCTTCGGTTGGAAACGGGCCTACCGGTGGTGCTGACCGATGACCCCTTGGCGACCGTTGTGCTCGGATCCGGAAAGGCTTTGGAGGACATCGAAATCCTCAAGGAGGTTCTCGGTTAA
- a CDS encoding B12-binding domain-containing radical SAM protein, translating into MNVVLLQLPVQSHDYSYPIENMALGAAYLKAYAESVLPDVRIVLGPKNLVNYGGDAALEAWIVAQQPDLVGFSCYVWNVERSLAIARRLRARFPHALIVVGGPEVTAENEFLKAAGGFDVGIVGEGEETFATLLAALSNGHSTIKNLPGLLLPSSGGWHSTKPRPPIHHLDAIPSPYLSGALCPSDARTMLLETVRGCPNRCTYCYYHKRFPRVRSFSLNRLRQELIWAAHHGVTEIYFVDPCFTRRKDLAALLEAIEEARRLHDFTFQCECTAEDITPALAHALARAGLSQVEVGLQTINPKALARIGRHFDRNRFVAGIRALRNAGIRVMVDIMVALPEDSLTDFQRSLDFVVDHDLYDELSVYTLSLLPGTELRHHAASLGLHYCLDPPYHVIRTPHMSPDDIRRAYEYAEAASGVDFFPPDRPPILDSPNVHHQGSFLAAFPVEKTLDLFGDQHATDQNPTLGGYTSVGQALAVYVSQDTVESLQDPAVVQVLLSIFKENPWTLLSFVLTPRDRHFPWTAVFDVAQKVLALRAHVMDREVFSTLDPVKSVQIFALMPVKASQKLLARFPVIDFATLQKPHDASQSTSHQAWVGIPEQSSPEEDALWMETLWSMFPSHIAHVRLGDGEIFS; encoded by the coding sequence ATGAACGTCGTTTTACTGCAATTGCCCGTCCAGTCCCACGACTATTCCTATCCCATAGAGAACATGGCTCTGGGCGCTGCATACCTGAAAGCCTACGCTGAATCCGTGTTGCCCGACGTGCGCATTGTGCTCGGCCCCAAAAACCTTGTCAATTATGGCGGTGACGCGGCTTTGGAAGCGTGGATCGTGGCACAGCAGCCGGACCTGGTCGGGTTTAGTTGCTACGTATGGAATGTGGAACGATCCCTGGCCATAGCACGTCGTCTTCGAGCCCGGTTCCCTCACGCTCTCATCGTCGTAGGGGGCCCCGAGGTCACTGCGGAAAATGAGTTTCTAAAGGCCGCCGGCGGTTTTGACGTGGGCATCGTGGGTGAGGGTGAGGAAACGTTTGCCACCTTGCTTGCGGCGCTCTCCAACGGCCATTCGACCATAAAAAATCTTCCCGGGCTTCTGCTTCCCTCCTCCGGCGGATGGCATTCCACGAAACCCCGCCCTCCCATACATCACCTGGACGCCATTCCCTCGCCGTATTTGTCCGGAGCCCTTTGTCCTTCAGATGCCAGAACCATGCTTTTGGAAACCGTGCGGGGCTGCCCCAATCGTTGCACTTATTGCTATTACCACAAACGGTTTCCTCGAGTGCGAAGCTTTTCCCTAAACCGTCTTCGACAGGAGCTTATTTGGGCTGCACATCATGGTGTTACGGAAATCTATTTTGTGGATCCTTGTTTCACGCGACGAAAGGACCTGGCTGCTCTTTTGGAAGCCATCGAGGAGGCACGCCGCCTTCACGACTTCACGTTCCAGTGCGAGTGCACCGCCGAAGACATCACACCGGCTCTTGCCCACGCCTTGGCTCGAGCTGGTCTGAGCCAGGTCGAAGTGGGCTTGCAAACGATCAACCCCAAAGCTTTGGCACGAATTGGCCGTCATTTTGATCGAAACCGGTTCGTGGCTGGCATTCGAGCTCTTCGAAACGCCGGCATTCGCGTCATGGTGGACATTATGGTCGCCCTTCCCGAAGATTCCCTCACCGATTTCCAAAGAAGCCTGGATTTTGTTGTGGATCACGATCTGTACGACGAACTGAGTGTCTACACGCTGAGTCTTCTTCCCGGCACAGAATTGCGGCACCACGCCGCGTCCCTAGGGCTCCATTACTGCCTGGATCCCCCTTACCACGTGATTCGAACACCCCACATGAGCCCCGATGACATTCGACGCGCCTATGAATATGCGGAAGCCGCGAGTGGGGTGGATTTTTTTCCACCCGACCGGCCACCCATTTTAGATTCGCCTAATGTGCACCACCAGGGTTCTTTTCTGGCAGCATTTCCTGTGGAAAAAACTTTGGATCTCTTTGGTGACCAGCACGCCACGGACCAGAACCCCACCCTCGGTGGGTACACCTCGGTGGGCCAAGCCCTTGCGGTTTATGTATCTCAGGACACGGTCGAATCCTTGCAAGACCCTGCAGTTGTTCAAGTCCTCTTGAGCATTTTTAAAGAAAACCCTTGGACGCTTCTGAGCTTTGTCCTCACGCCAAGAGATCGCCACTTTCCGTGGACGGCTGTGTTTGATGTGGCGCAAAAGGTGCTGGCCCTCCGCGCTCATGTAATGGATCGCGAGGTCTTTTCCACCTTGGATCCGGTAAAGTCCGTCCAGATCTTCGCCCTGATGCCCGTCAAGGCTTCTCAGAAACTCCTCGCGCGTTTTCCTGTGATCGATTTTGCAACTTTGCAGAAGCCCCACGACGCTTCACAGTCGACGTCCCATCAGGCGTGGGTCGGAATTCCCGAACAGTCTTCTCCCGAAGAGGATGCCTTGTGGATGGAAACCCTGTGGTCCATGTTCCCATCGCACATTGCCCACGTTCGCCTGGGTGACGGAGAAATCTTTTCCTGA
- a CDS encoding sulfide-dependent adenosine diphosphate thiazole synthase has translation MPLDERIITKAIIDRYFEKIRGILNLDAAIVGAGPAGLVAGYCLASAGKKVAVFERKLSVGGGMWGGGMLFNEIVVQEEACHVLEELGVSTRLYQEGYYTADAVETASTLTSRCVKAGAPIFNALSVEDVVMRPEGIVGLVVNWTAVNMAGLHVDPLAIRARAVIDATGHDTEVVSVVQKKVPGRLKTPSGSLEGEKSMWSDEAERLTLENTRDVFPGLFVAGMAANATFGGPRMGPIFGGMLLSGKKVAELVFAYLESLPKESS, from the coding sequence ATGCCCTTGGATGAGAGAATCATCACGAAAGCGATCATCGACCGTTATTTTGAAAAGATCAGGGGCATTTTGAACCTGGATGCTGCCATTGTGGGCGCGGGTCCTGCTGGGCTTGTGGCCGGCTATTGCCTGGCTTCGGCCGGAAAGAAGGTGGCTGTCTTTGAGAGAAAACTCAGTGTTGGTGGCGGGATGTGGGGAGGAGGGATGCTTTTTAACGAAATCGTGGTCCAGGAAGAGGCCTGCCATGTGTTGGAGGAGCTTGGGGTGAGCACGCGGCTTTACCAGGAAGGGTACTACACAGCGGATGCCGTGGAAACGGCCTCCACCCTCACTTCACGGTGCGTGAAAGCGGGTGCACCCATTTTCAACGCCCTCAGTGTGGAAGATGTGGTGATGCGGCCTGAAGGCATTGTGGGGCTTGTGGTCAATTGGACGGCTGTGAACATGGCCGGCTTGCATGTGGACCCTTTGGCCATTCGCGCCCGGGCCGTGATCGACGCCACCGGGCATGACACGGAAGTGGTCAGCGTGGTGCAAAAAAAGGTGCCGGGAAGGCTGAAGACGCCCAGTGGGTCGCTGGAGGGGGAAAAGTCCATGTGGTCCGATGAGGCGGAACGGCTCACGTTGGAAAACACCCGTGACGTGTTTCCCGGTCTTTTTGTAGCGGGCATGGCCGCCAATGCCACCTTTGGGGGACCCCGTATGGGGCCCATCTTTGGGGGGATGCTTCTTTCGGGAAAGAAGGTGGCGGAACTGGTTTTCGCCTATCTCGAATCCCTGCCCAAAGAGAGTTCCTGA
- the thiC gene encoding phosphomethylpyrimidine synthase ThiC yields MRTQLDEAKAGIVTDAMRRAVEGEPVTAEQLRDLIAKGHAVLPKNRHHEFATVRAIGRGLRTKVNANLGASGECADMTVERRKLAAAIRAGADSVMDLSTGGDLEALRAMYLQEAGTMVGTVPIYAVATDMVRRGVPLEKMDPDDLFSGIETQCRQGVDYITVHCGVTRASAKKLEYFQRIMPCVSRGGSILLSWMRRNHKENPLYEDFDTLLDIAHAHDVTLSLGDGFRPGAIADAIDGPQIEELLVLAELAQRARDKGVQVMIEGPGHVPLEHIQSHVHLEKKLCDGAPFYVLGPLPTDIAAGYDHITAAIGGALAGAAGADFLCYVTPAEHLRLPDEDDVYQGVMAARIAAHVADLAKGIPQALAQDRAMSQCRRTLDWEGMVTAALDPELVKRRLHVTEDRQGCTMCGKLCAVKLSVSAMG; encoded by the coding sequence ATGCGCACACAACTTGACGAGGCAAAGGCCGGCATCGTGACGGATGCCATGCGTCGCGCCGTCGAAGGTGAACCCGTGACGGCGGAACAGCTGCGCGATCTGATCGCCAAAGGGCACGCCGTCTTGCCCAAGAACAGGCATCACGAATTTGCGACGGTGCGCGCCATCGGCCGAGGGCTGCGCACCAAAGTCAACGCGAACCTAGGTGCCAGTGGCGAATGTGCTGACATGACTGTGGAGCGGCGCAAGTTGGCTGCGGCCATACGGGCCGGAGCGGATTCCGTTATGGACCTTTCCACAGGGGGCGATTTGGAGGCGCTTCGCGCCATGTATTTGCAGGAGGCGGGCACGATGGTCGGCACCGTGCCCATCTATGCGGTTGCCACGGACATGGTTCGGCGGGGTGTTCCCCTAGAAAAAATGGATCCCGACGATCTCTTCTCCGGCATTGAAACCCAATGCCGACAGGGAGTGGACTACATCACGGTGCACTGCGGTGTGACGCGGGCATCGGCAAAAAAGCTTGAGTATTTTCAAAGGATCATGCCCTGTGTCAGTCGTGGGGGGTCCATTCTGTTGTCGTGGATGCGCCGTAACCACAAGGAAAACCCGCTCTATGAAGACTTTGACACGCTGCTGGACATTGCCCATGCGCACGATGTGACCCTGAGCTTGGGCGATGGGTTTCGGCCGGGAGCCATCGCAGACGCCATCGATGGGCCTCAAATCGAAGAACTGCTCGTTTTGGCGGAACTAGCCCAGAGGGCACGAGACAAAGGCGTTCAGGTCATGATTGAAGGGCCTGGCCATGTTCCTTTGGAACACATTCAATCCCACGTGCATTTGGAAAAAAAGCTGTGTGATGGCGCACCCTTTTATGTCCTTGGGCCGCTTCCGACGGATATTGCTGCGGGCTATGACCATATTACGGCGGCCATCGGCGGCGCCCTGGCCGGAGCGGCGGGAGCGGACTTTTTGTGCTATGTCACGCCGGCAGAGCACTTAAGACTACCCGATGAAGACGACGTCTATCAAGGTGTCATGGCGGCCCGTATTGCGGCCCATGTTGCCGACCTGGCCAAGGGCATTCCCCAGGCGCTGGCCCAGGACCGTGCCATGTCGCAGTGCCGCCGAACCCTGGATTGGGAGGGAATGGTCACGGCAGCGCTGGACCCCGAACTGGTCAAACGTCGGTTGCACGTCACAGAGGATCGTCAAGGGTGCACCATGTGCGGCAAGCTATGCGCCGTCAAACTGTCCGTCTCGGCCATGGGGTGA
- the dfsP gene encoding DUF166 family (seleno)protein DfsP: MNRPQKIWVFQQRGSGEPKIAGVRKYGDGLYALEVVNIDEPLPPVLDDTQPYLPKTIRADLVLDYLRHPDLSEDLAKRCAALKIPVVASGKKVKALGVYTPPTCCGLSRPGRLGLYEERFGAPEIEVEVANGRLKKVMVRRGAPCGATWEAAQKMEGWPVEEAAVRFGLEVQYFCVADPSGWDPLYGKSPVHFAGHMHKRAMLRALKALGMTPSRHEDSDDTPLGGEDCV, translated from the coding sequence ATGAATCGGCCGCAGAAGATATGGGTCTTTCAACAAAGAGGCAGTGGAGAGCCGAAGATCGCGGGCGTTCGAAAGTACGGCGATGGGCTGTATGCCCTGGAGGTTGTCAATATCGATGAGCCTCTTCCTCCGGTTTTGGATGACACACAACCCTATCTCCCCAAGACCATTCGGGCAGATTTGGTGTTGGACTATCTAAGACATCCGGATCTCTCCGAGGATCTGGCCAAAAGATGCGCGGCGTTAAAGATTCCCGTGGTGGCCTCGGGCAAAAAAGTGAAGGCCTTGGGCGTCTACACTCCTCCCACCTGCTGCGGCCTGTCTCGGCCAGGTCGGCTCGGGCTGTACGAGGAGCGGTTTGGTGCTCCGGAAATTGAGGTTGAAGTGGCAAACGGGCGCCTGAAAAAGGTTATGGTGCGGCGGGGTGCGCCGTGTGGAGCCACCTGGGAGGCTGCGCAAAAAATGGAGGGTTGGCCTGTGGAGGAGGCGGCGGTGCGGTTTGGGCTGGAGGTTCAGTATTTTTGCGTGGCCGACCCTTCGGGATGGGATCCTTTGTATGGAAAAAGCCCTGTACATTTTGCTGGACACATGCATAAAAGGGCCATGCTTCGCGCCTTAAAGGCCCTCGGCATGACCCCTTCCCGTCATGAGGATTCGGATGACACCCCGCTGGGTGGGGAGGATTGTGTTTGA
- a CDS encoding glutamine--tRNA ligase/YqeY domain fusion protein, with the protein MSTGKQVATASNFIKEIIEEDLKTGKYGGRVHTRFPPEPNGYLHIGHAKSICLNFGLAQEYNGLCNLRFDDTNPTKEDVEYVESIKEDVRWLGFDWGDRLYYTSDYFEQLYEYAVQLIRLGKAYVDSLSTEEIRQYRGTLTEPGRNSPYRERSVEENLDLFHRMRAGEFDEGEHVLRAKIDMASPNLNMRDPVIYRIKKASHHRTGDTWCVYPMYDFAHCLSDSIEGITHSICTLEFEDHRPLYDWFLDTLGLYHPQQIEFARLNLSYTVLSKRKLIQLVQEGVVDGWNDPRMPTISGLRRRGYTPEAIRRFCELIGVAKRDSMVDMALLEHCVREDLNKRAPRVMAVLHPLKMVIVNYPKDKTEALEAINNPEDPTMGVRTVPFCRELYIERDDFREDPPKQYFRLAPGREVRLRYGYYVTCVDVVKDPHSGEIQEIHCTYDPATRGGWSPDGRKVKGTIHWVSARHALTAQVRLYDRLFTKENPNDTEPGKTFLDYINPESLRVLEECRVEPSLRDAPLGRPYQFERLGYFCLDSQDSSPQRLVFNRIVSLKDTWAKIEKSLNQGHSVESK; encoded by the coding sequence ATGAGCACGGGAAAACAGGTCGCGACGGCATCCAACTTTATCAAAGAAATTATCGAAGAAGATCTGAAAACGGGCAAGTACGGTGGGCGAGTTCATACGCGTTTTCCTCCCGAACCCAACGGGTACCTGCATATCGGGCACGCCAAATCCATCTGCCTGAATTTCGGCTTGGCTCAGGAATACAATGGGTTGTGCAATCTTCGTTTTGACGACACCAATCCGACCAAGGAGGACGTGGAATACGTCGAATCCATCAAGGAAGACGTGCGCTGGTTGGGTTTTGACTGGGGGGATCGGTTGTATTATACATCGGATTACTTTGAGCAACTCTATGAGTATGCCGTGCAGCTTATTCGTTTGGGAAAAGCTTATGTGGATAGTTTGAGCACCGAAGAAATCCGCCAGTATCGAGGAACCCTCACCGAACCGGGACGCAACAGTCCGTACAGGGAACGGTCCGTGGAAGAAAATTTAGATCTTTTTCATCGCATGCGTGCCGGAGAATTTGACGAAGGTGAACATGTTCTACGAGCCAAAATCGATATGGCTTCTCCCAACCTCAACATGCGCGATCCGGTGATCTACCGTATCAAGAAAGCGTCCCATCACAGGACGGGGGACACGTGGTGCGTATACCCCATGTACGACTTTGCCCACTGCTTGTCCGATTCCATCGAAGGCATTACCCACTCCATCTGCACGTTGGAATTCGAAGATCATCGTCCCCTTTACGACTGGTTCCTGGACACTCTGGGCCTCTATCATCCTCAGCAGATTGAGTTTGCGCGTTTGAACCTGAGCTACACGGTATTGAGCAAACGCAAACTGATCCAATTGGTGCAGGAAGGCGTGGTGGACGGCTGGAACGATCCGCGAATGCCTACCATTTCCGGCCTGCGCCGTCGAGGTTACACACCCGAAGCCATTCGCAGGTTTTGCGAACTCATCGGCGTGGCAAAAAGGGACAGCATGGTGGACATGGCTCTGTTGGAGCACTGTGTGCGGGAAGATCTCAACAAGAGAGCTCCACGGGTCATGGCCGTGCTGCACCCTCTGAAGATGGTGATTGTGAACTACCCAAAAGACAAAACAGAGGCGTTGGAGGCCATCAACAATCCCGAAGACCCCACCATGGGGGTTCGAACCGTGCCTTTTTGCCGGGAACTGTACATCGAACGGGACGACTTTCGAGAAGATCCGCCGAAGCAGTATTTCCGCCTGGCTCCCGGACGAGAGGTGCGTTTGCGATATGGGTACTATGTGACGTGCGTGGACGTGGTCAAGGATCCGCACTCGGGAGAGATTCAGGAGATTCACTGCACTTACGACCCCGCCACCCGTGGCGGGTGGTCTCCCGATGGTCGCAAGGTTAAGGGAACCATTCACTGGGTTTCCGCGCGCCATGCGTTGACGGCTCAAGTCCGCCTCTACGACCGTCTGTTCACCAAAGAAAACCCCAATGACACGGAGCCCGGAAAAACTTTTCTGGACTATATTAATCCCGAGTCCCTTCGAGTGCTTGAAGAATGCCGGGTGGAACCCAGCTTGCGCGACGCTCCTTTGGGGCGGCCGTATCAGTTCGAGCGACTGGGATATTTTTGTTTGGACTCTCAAGACAGTTCTCCGCAGCGGTTGGTTTTCAATCGCATCGTGTCCCTCAAAGATACCTGGGCTAAAATTGAAAAGTCCCTAAACCAGGGACATTCGGTGGAGTCGAAATGA